The window TCTTTCACCCCTATACAGCTTAAAGCAATTCCCACTGGGGTTACATAAAAGGGATTAATAGGTTTATAAACGGGAAGGTCTATTTCCTTTGAAATAATATCCTCTATCCCATCTAAACAGCAGGTGCCCCCAACCAAATACACCGCATCTACTTTGAAACCCCTTATATGTCTTCTTATTATTTCTGCCACTTTTTGTATACAAGGTTTTACAAGGGCTATAACCTCTTTCTTGTTAAACGGGTCTTTTTTAAATTCTTCAGCCTCTTCAAAACTTATCTTTTTTGCTCCTGCTATTACTAATGAAAAATGTGTGCCGCCAGTCGGCTCATCGGCTGTGTAAACAACTTCGCCGTTTTTTACAACAGCAATTCCAGTTGTACCTCCTCCTATATCCACAACAGCGCCGTCGCTTATATTTAAAACATAATTTGCCGCAGTGGGTTCATCCACCATATTTAAAACTTCAAACCCAGCGCCTTCAGTAACATAGAAGTGAGATTTTACTACCGATTTACCCGTCTCAGGAGGGTAAGCAGCTGCGGCTTTCAAAAGTTCTGTATTTAGTCTCTCCTCTATGTTTGCCTTGAGTTCCTTTACTATGCGCATGGCTCCTGTAAAATCAACTACAACACCGTCTTTGACAACCTGAGCAAATTTATAAGCACCTGCAACAGGTTTACCTGTTGAATCAACAACCATCAAAACAACATAGGCAGTACCCAAATCCACTCCAGTAAACAATTCACCCGAATAACTTTGCGGCACTTTCACACATTTCTCGGCATCCAGCAAAATTTTTTTGACTCTATCGCTAAAAATTGAGCTCAAATCAAATTCCTCCTATCTCCATATAAACAACATCATTGTTTTTTATTCCAAGGGCATTTGCTTCTTCAACATCTAAATGACATTCCAAAGCAAATTGTTCATCTACCCTTATTAGCACGTCGCCGAGAATGCCCCGTCTTGGACCAGAATCAAACCTAATCCTTACTAATTGTAAATCCTTCACTCCATATTTTTCTGCATCCTCTGGTGTCATATGTATATGCCTTTGTGCTACTATAACTCCTTCTTCCATCTTTATAAATCCCTTAGGCCCTATGA of the Thermovenabulum gondwanense genome contains:
- the eutJ gene encoding ethanolamine utilization protein EutJ — translated: MSSIFSDRVKKILLDAEKCVKVPQSYSGELFTGVDLGTAYVVLMVVDSTGKPVAGAYKFAQVVKDGVVVDFTGAMRIVKELKANIEERLNTELLKAAAAYPPETGKSVVKSHFYVTEGAGFEVLNMVDEPTAANYVLNISDGAVVDIGGGTTGIAVVKNGEVVYTADEPTGGTHFSLVIAGAKKISFEEAEEFKKDPFNKKEVIALVKPCIQKVAEIIRRHIRGFKVDAVYLVGGTCCLDGIEDIISKEIDLPVYKPINPFYVTPVGIALSCIGVKEYGDFEGRGTKIY